Part of the Pedobacter roseus genome is shown below.
AAGTCCGTTTCCATCAGAAGATGTCCCAGTTTTTGAGCCAACTACCTGAACAGTAGCGCCCGGAATGGCTAATCCTGCTGAATCCGTAACCTTACCCTTTAAGCCTTGGGCAAGCAAATGATTGGAAACGAACAGTAAGAGAAGGATTAGGGAGTTTTTGAATAATATTTTTATCATAGTTCATAGGTTTATAAACAATAATAACAATTTTATTACAAAATTTTAAACAGCAACTTGCTGATAAAGAATAAAATACTAAAAAAATACGCCTTTTCTGTAGAGAATCAAAGACAAAAAATTAAAATATTGCGAAAATCAATTCCAATACAAGAAAATAAACATTTATTGTGCTAAACCAACCAAAACACCAGCATCACTCACTTCCAAAAGCGGGTTATCGCGCATATTCTGTTCAATTTCGATCTCAAACTTGCCATTGTGCGGAAAATGATAGTTGGTAAGCATGGGTAATGAATAACTGAATACATTTCCAGAGCCACTGCCCAGCCATTCGCCATCATTTTTGGCCAGTTTGTACTGATAACGTCTGGTGACCACCTTTTTGCCATCTTTAAAATGGGCAAGGATAAAAATATTGGCGTATTTATAATCGGCAGTATGCCTGAGCTTAAAATAAATGTTGTAGGCCTTTGTATTATCCTTAATCTCAAACTGTGTCGAAATTTGGTTACGGTAGGTCCACCTGCGGTCGGCAATTTCTACATTACTATCAATTACGCCGGATGTACAGCCAACAAATAGCGAAGTAATCAATAAAAAAGCAAGCAAAAATACTTGTCTTTTATTCAGCAGCAGGTTTATTTTCTGAGCCATTATTATTGTTTCGGCGGTTATTGTTTTTCCTACGATTATTTCTGTTCTTGTTTTTGCTTTGCTCTGGCTTAGCTCCATCTGCGGCAACACTTCCTTCAACATTTACAACAGGTTTTTGTGCTTGCGGTTGCTGCTTTGGTTTGTTATTTTGAGGTTTTGGCCCGTTAACATGCTGTGGTTTCGGCACCGCCTGTTGAGGCTTTTGACCTGCATTTTGTTGCGGTTTTAGTCCGTTAGGCTGTTGTTTTCCGCCCTGTTGGGCTTTTTGTGCGCCCTGTTGAGGCTGCTGCAGCTTATTATTAGGCCCTGCATTTTTTTCTCCGGCAGGAACTCTTTCTCTTTTATTTTGGCTGTTGTTTCTGTTATTTTTCTGGTTATTGTTCCTGTTCTGGTTGTTTTTACCACGCGAACGTTCATCTAAACGGGTTAAACTATCCTGACCAACCACATTTTCGTAATCGAACGATTTTTCTACAACAACCGGTGCGGCAATCTGAACGGCTTCTTCTTTCAGGTTTGGCGCTTTTTTGCCAGCCTTGTTCATCGCCATGATCTCTTTAACACGGGCAGCTTTAACCGGAATCCAGTTTTCATCACCCTGGTAACTGAACCACATGATTTTTTTGAAAATGTCGGTTTTCTGGTGACGGGCATAACCGGCCTCAGTATCCAGGTTTTCAATTCTATCGGGAATATCTTTTAAAGCATCCAGATAGGTATCCAGCTCATAGTTTAAGCAGCATTTTAATTTACCGCACTGACCAGCAAGCTTTAGGGTATTTAATGATAAATTTTGATAACGCGCCGCAGCCGTAGAAACCGTTTTAAAATTGGTTAACCAGGTAGAGCAACATAATTCGCGACCGCAAGAGCCAATTCCGCCTAAACGGCCAGCTTCCTGGCGCATCCCGATCTGGCGCATTTCAATCCGGATACGGAAACTTTCGGCCATTTTTTTAATCAGCTCACGGAAATCCACACGGCCATCGGCAGTATAAAAGAAAGTGGCTTTGGTTTTATCGGCCTGATAATCTACATCGCTGATTTTCATCTGCAAACGTAAATCCAATGCCAGTTTACGGGCTTTGTGCATGGTTTCCCACTCCATCCCTTTGGCGGCGTTCCATTTTTCTACATCAGCTTCGGTAGCTTTACGATAGATTTTTTTAGTTACCTGATCAAGTGCCGTTTTACGGCGTTTCATCTGGATCCTTACCAGTTCGCCGGTAAGAGAAACGTGCCCTACATCAAAACCACCCGTTGGCCCTTCAACAGCAACAAGTTCTCCAATTTCGAGGTAAATGTTATCATTATTGAGGAAAAACTCTTTACGTGAGCCTTTAAATTTGATTTCGGTAACCTGAAAAGGTTTATAATTAGAAGGCATATCCAAATTAGACAGCCAATCGTGAACTTCCATTGTTTGGCAACCACCGGTGCCACATGAGCCATTACTTTTGCATCCATTAGGGGTGCAACCACCACCTGTTGAACAACTTCCACATCCCATATTAATTGTATATATATTGAGTCCCCGCAGGGAGCGTTTTAAACTTGATAATTTTTACCAGTTGTAAAGATACATCTAAAAACAGAATTTTCGGGTTTGCGTTTCTTTCAATGTGGTAATGTGCCTTTTCCAGTTCGCCAATTATGGCCTCTGCCATGGGCAAGGTAAGTACGTGTGTACTCAGTTTTTTCGCGGTTTCGAAGGTAAGGGGCGGCAATTTTACCAATTCTTCGGCACCACTTAAAATCAAACAGCACTCGCGTAAATAATTTACGCCATATTTTAAAAAATTCTTCTGGTTTTCTCTTCCCCACTTGGCAGCCTCATCAGTAAACTCGATCAGATCGGGCACTTTATTTCCAAAACCCATCCTTAACCAGGCGGTAAATGTGCCCGAACTGTCGCTCTGGGTATCGGCAGCCAAAGCTTTGGCCTCAATTAAATTTCCATCGGCCAAAAATGAATAATCAATGGCCTGGTTTTCATTTAATCCGCTGCTGTTTAATAAAAATCCGGTTACTTCTTCTGATGAAAGTTTCGGGATCTTCACAATTTGTGTTCTGGATAAAATGGTGGTTAAAATCTGATCCTGACTTTGTGCAATTAAAATAAACAAGGTATTTGCAGGTGGTTCTTCGATTAATTTCAGCAAAGCATTTCCGGCTTTATCCAAATATTCGGGCAACCACATAATTAAAACCTTGGTTTCGGCCTCAAAAGCTTTATAACTTAGTTTTTTGATAATATCGTGGCATTCGGCAATGTTAATATTGGCCTGTTTATTGGCTGCATCTAGTTTCGAGCGCCAAATGTCTATATCAAAATAAGGGTCCTGCATTAACATTCCACGCCATTCTTCCAGCACATCTACAGCAGTTTTTACACTGGCAGAAGCAAAAAACGGATAAGAGAAATGCAGGTCGGGGTGGATTAAACGTTCGTATTTTCTGCAACTCGAACACTCGCCGCAGCTATCATTTTCGCCTTTATTAAGGCAATTAATGTATTGCGCATAGGCAATGGCCAAAGGCACAGCGCCCGAACCAGCGGGCGACAAAAACAGTTGCGCATGGCTAATGCGGTTTTCTTTAACCGTTTGCACCAATTGCTGCTTCACTCTTTCCTGTCCTATGATTTCTTTAAACTGCATTTGGTGCAAAATAAGAAATAGATATGAATATTCACACATTCGTAATTACGATCTTAATTTGAAACACACTATTAGGCTTAAAAAAAGTTCAAAATCTATATAGTCAAATGGTGCACGCTGCAACTTTTCCCAAACCGCACCGGCCTACATTAACTAAACCTGATGGAAGCGGCAGCCCCGAAGCATGAGGGCTAAAGCATACAGCAGGACCAAACATAGCCAGGCATTACAGTTCTTGCTTTCCAAAAAACAGAGCGAATCAATTTTTAAGCCGATAACACATACATTACCAAAGCATTACCTCTCAGGTTTACCGATTATTTCAAAAAGCTTACCTTTGGCTTTTATTTTTTTAAACGGTGATAAACGCTTTACGCCAAACACCCAACGCTTAACATTTATGGCGCGGATCCTCGCATTTGATTATGGAACAAAACGCATCGGCATTGCAGTAACCGATCCTTTGCAGATTATTGCAACAGGCCTGGATACTGTGCATCCGAAAGATGTGATCGAATACGTTAAAAAATATATGCTTACCGAGCAGGTGGAGGCTTTTGTATTGGGAGATCCCAAGCAGATGGATGGTTCGCCTTCCGATTCGGCGCAACATGTAAAAGGCTTTGCAACACTATTAAAAAAATCGTTTCCCGATATCCCCAGGCACTGGGTTGATGAGCGTTTTACTTCTAAGCTGGCACATCAGGCCATTATGCAAAGCGGGCTAAAAAAAATGGATAGAAGAGACAAAGACAGGGTTGATACCATTGCTGCAACCATTATTTTACAATATTTTATGGAAAGTAACCGTTTATAACCAACAAATGAGCCTGATAAACGACGATTTACAAGATCTATTAATTGCCTATTGCGAACCTGAAAGCGAACTGCTACAGCAGATAGACCGCGAAACCAACCTTAAGGTTTTAATGCCCCGTATGCTCTCTGGCCACTATCAGGGCAGGGTTTTGAGCATGCTCAGTAAGATGGTTTCTCCAAAAAGGATTTTAGAAATCGGCACTTTTACGGGTTATGCTACTTTATGCCTGGCAGAAGGGCTAACCAAAGACGGCCTGCTTTATACCCTTGATATTAATGAGGAGCTGGAAGACATGGTGCGCAGCAACTTTGCAAAATCAATATATAAAGATCAGATTAATTATATCCTGGGCGATGCTACCGCAACAATAGCTGATTTAGACGAAGTTTTCGATATCGTTTTTATTGATGCCGACAAGAAAAATAACGGCACTTATTACGATCTGATTTTCGATCGCGTACGCCCTGGTGGAATTATTATTGTGGATAATGTACTATGGAGTGGAAAAGTACTTCAGGAGAAACAAGACAAAGACACCAGAAATATTACTAGTTTTAATGACAAAATCGCTGATGATGAACGGGTTGAGAAATTGATATTGCCCGTTCGCGATGGTTTGTTTGTGATCAGGAAATTGGGTTAATTGTAGAAACTGTTTAAATCGGTTAATTGATTTATCAACGCCGGTTAAGCAATTAACCAAAAATGAAATGAAGAAAGTTTAGTATAAAATATTGATCGGTTAAATTATTTCATCGATTAATCATACAATTAAACAATTTTGTACAGTTAACCATGACTAAGAAAATTTTTACTTTTTGTTTACTGCTCATCTCGGTAATTATCGCCAAGGCGCAAGATACCGACGATTACATTGCAGAGCATGTAGAATACGCACAGGAATTAATGCGCGATCATAAAATTCCGGCCAGTGTTATTTTAGCCGTTGCCATACATGAATCGGGTGCAGGAAACAGTAAAATTGCACAACACCTTAACAACCATTTTGGAGTAAAAGGGCCCAATAATAACGCAGATATTCGCTCTTCGTACCGCGATTATTTAAATGCAGATGAATCTTACAGCCATTTTGTTGAAATAATGGAAACACGCGAACCTTTTAACAACCTATTTGCAAAGTACGATCAGTATGATTACAAAGGCTGGACTTATGGCATCCGTCGTTGTGGTTATGCAAGCAGTAGAAGCTGGGCCAGTCAGGTTATTGGACTCATTAAAA
Proteins encoded:
- a CDS encoding gliding motility lipoprotein GldH, translating into MAQKINLLLNKRQVFLLAFLLITSLFVGCTSGVIDSNVEIADRRWTYRNQISTQFEIKDNTKAYNIYFKLRHTADYKYANIFILAHFKDGKKVVTRRYQYKLAKNDGEWLGSGSGNVFSYSLPMLTNYHFPHNGKFEIEIEQNMRDNPLLEVSDAGVLVGLAQ
- a CDS encoding PSP1 domain-containing protein, translated to MGCGSCSTGGGCTPNGCKSNGSCGTGGCQTMEVHDWLSNLDMPSNYKPFQVTEIKFKGSRKEFFLNNDNIYLEIGELVAVEGPTGGFDVGHVSLTGELVRIQMKRRKTALDQVTKKIYRKATEADVEKWNAAKGMEWETMHKARKLALDLRLQMKISDVDYQADKTKATFFYTADGRVDFRELIKKMAESFRIRIEMRQIGMRQEAGRLGGIGSCGRELCCSTWLTNFKTVSTAAARYQNLSLNTLKLAGQCGKLKCCLNYELDTYLDALKDIPDRIENLDTEAGYARHQKTDIFKKIMWFSYQGDENWIPVKAARVKEIMAMNKAGKKAPNLKEEAVQIAAPVVVEKSFDYENVVGQDSLTRLDERSRGKNNQNRNNNQKNNRNNSQNKRERVPAGEKNAGPNNKLQQPQQGAQKAQQGGKQQPNGLKPQQNAGQKPQQAVPKPQHVNGPKPQNNKPKQQPQAQKPVVNVEGSVAADGAKPEQSKNKNRNNRRKNNNRRNNNNGSENKPAAE
- a CDS encoding DNA polymerase III subunit — its product is MQFKEIIGQERVKQQLVQTVKENRISHAQLFLSPAGSGAVPLAIAYAQYINCLNKGENDSCGECSSCRKYERLIHPDLHFSYPFFASASVKTAVDVLEEWRGMLMQDPYFDIDIWRSKLDAANKQANINIAECHDIIKKLSYKAFEAETKVLIMWLPEYLDKAGNALLKLIEEPPANTLFILIAQSQDQILTTILSRTQIVKIPKLSSEEVTGFLLNSSGLNENQAIDYSFLADGNLIEAKALAADTQSDSSGTFTAWLRMGFGNKVPDLIEFTDEAAKWGRENQKNFLKYGVNYLRECCLILSGAEELVKLPPLTFETAKKLSTHVLTLPMAEAIIGELEKAHYHIERNANPKILFLDVSLQLVKIIKFKTLPAGTQYIYN
- the ruvX gene encoding Holliday junction resolvase RuvX, with the protein product MARILAFDYGTKRIGIAVTDPLQIIATGLDTVHPKDVIEYVKKYMLTEQVEAFVLGDPKQMDGSPSDSAQHVKGFATLLKKSFPDIPRHWVDERFTSKLAHQAIMQSGLKKMDRRDKDRVDTIAATIILQYFMESNRL
- a CDS encoding O-methyltransferase, which encodes MSLINDDLQDLLIAYCEPESELLQQIDRETNLKVLMPRMLSGHYQGRVLSMLSKMVSPKRILEIGTFTGYATLCLAEGLTKDGLLYTLDINEELEDMVRSNFAKSIYKDQINYILGDATATIADLDEVFDIVFIDADKKNNGTYYDLIFDRVRPGGIIIVDNVLWSGKVLQEKQDKDTRNITSFNDKIADDERVEKLILPVRDGLFVIRKLG
- a CDS encoding glucosaminidase domain and LysM peptidoglycan-binding domain-containing protein; protein product: MTKKIFTFCLLLISVIIAKAQDTDDYIAEHVEYAQELMRDHKIPASVILAVAIHESGAGNSKIAQHLNNHFGVKGPNNNADIRSSYRDYLNADESYSHFVEIMETREPFNNLFAKYDQYDYKGWTYGIRRCGYASSRSWASQVIGLIKKYELYQYDERPEGYEEPVYATPVRHHTRSRRTTKTYTVRSGDNLGAIAKKKGTTVKALMQKNGMKKVNLKPGQKIKF